The Desulfitobacterium chlororespirans DSM 11544 genome window below encodes:
- the phoU gene encoding phosphate signaling complex protein PhoU translates to MANRHMFDKSLEELTEKVFELGKKVNSRVDAAVKSLAGQDLELADQVVTGDLEINELQADIEETCMLLIAQQQPFAKDLRKIVAAFKISINLERIGDLSVDVAKHTLRTGSQELLKPLVDLPRMADLVQQMVIKGIEAYKVEDAEAAKAMALMDDEVDHLYAQVFRELIVFMMEAPQTINQATYLIFVGRFLERMGDYCTNIAEEVVYVETGKRSDLNQ, encoded by the coding sequence TTGGCTAACCGGCATATGTTTGACAAATCCTTGGAGGAACTCACTGAAAAGGTATTCGAATTAGGGAAAAAAGTAAATTCCCGGGTGGACGCGGCCGTGAAATCCTTGGCTGGTCAGGATTTGGAACTGGCTGATCAAGTGGTTACCGGGGATTTGGAGATTAATGAACTTCAGGCAGATATTGAAGAGACCTGCATGCTTTTGATTGCTCAGCAACAGCCTTTTGCTAAAGATCTGCGCAAAATCGTGGCGGCTTTTAAAATCTCGATCAATCTGGAAAGAATCGGCGATTTATCGGTTGATGTGGCCAAACATACTCTGCGCACAGGGAGTCAGGAACTATTGAAACCCTTGGTGGATCTGCCGAGGATGGCCGACTTGGTTCAGCAAATGGTGATTAAGGGAATCGAAGCCTACAAAGTGGAAGATGCAGAAGCAGCCAAAGCTATGGCTCTTATGGATGATGAAGTGGACCACCTCTATGCCCAAGTCTTCCGTGAATTGATTGTCTTCATGATGGAAGCTCCCCAAACGATTAATCAAGCGACCTACCTCATTTTTGTAGGAAGATTCCTGGAGCGTATGGGAGATTACTGCACCAATATCGCTGAAGAAGTTGTTTATGTAGAAACCGGTAAACGATCGGATCTTAATCAATAG
- a CDS encoding response regulator transcription factor, whose translation MVKILLVEDDVIIQELVTYNLQREGYTVMIAEEGNAALQLLTKEKPELVLLDVMLPGLDGLEVCKKIRGNQETANLPIIMLSARDEVADRVIGLELGADDYVTKPFSPRELLARIKARLREEKRNSTPPPLSLTWGDLEIWPESYMVTVKGEHVTLTGKEFELLHIFMKRPNQVFSREYLLQKVWGYTISGDTRTVDVHISNLRSKLKSVSPIIESVRGVGYRLAVNYSKTKAF comes from the coding sequence ATGGTAAAAATTTTGCTCGTGGAAGATGATGTGATCATTCAAGAGCTTGTAACCTACAATCTGCAACGTGAGGGCTATACCGTCATGATCGCCGAAGAAGGGAATGCTGCCTTGCAGTTGTTGACTAAGGAGAAACCGGAGCTGGTGCTTTTGGATGTGATGCTTCCGGGCTTGGATGGACTGGAAGTGTGCAAGAAGATCCGCGGGAACCAGGAGACGGCAAATCTCCCGATCATTATGCTCAGCGCCCGGGATGAAGTGGCTGATCGGGTCATCGGCCTGGAACTGGGCGCTGATGATTATGTCACCAAACCGTTCAGTCCCCGGGAACTATTGGCACGGATAAAAGCCCGCTTGAGGGAGGAAAAGCGCAATTCAACGCCGCCCCCTCTTTCCCTTACCTGGGGTGATTTAGAGATCTGGCCGGAGAGCTATATGGTCACGGTAAAAGGCGAGCATGTCACCCTGACGGGCAAGGAATTTGAGCTCCTGCATATCTTTATGAAACGCCCCAACCAGGTCTTCAGCAGAGAGTACCTCCTGCAGAAAGTTTGGGGATATACCATCAGCGGGGATACCAGGACGGTGGATGTTCATATAAGCAACCTGAGGAGTAAACTTAAATCAGTTTCCCCGATTATTGAATCGGTACGGGGGGTTGGCTACCGTTTGGCTGTAAACTACTCTAAGACCAAAGCTTTCTAA